ATACGCGGAATCGAAGAGTGTGTTTTCCCTTTTCTGTTATCGTATGCTTTGTGGTCGATTTAATTATAGCTTCTGCCTGCCATAGACCAAGCTCGCCTTTGTAATGCCCGTTGAAATTTACGATTTGTTCATTCCTACCATCAAATGAGATTGCATAACGAAGCCCTTTATTCGCATTGAAGTTCAATGTCGGAGAAAGTAATAGATGTACATTAAAGTCTCCTGTCGATTCGAAATCAATGTCATACTCGAGATAGATATTATCATTTTCTTTTGGATAGATATTTTGAGGGAAAGTCGCCATGGCTGATTTTGTCTTCCCCATATCCGGTATTATATCCCAATGTATCTTGTCGGAATTATTCAAGCGACTGTAATTGCCCGCTTCAATAGAAACATATCCGTTTTTCTCAACAAAAACTTTGTTCTTGTAGTCTGTTGTCTGCATTATGTATTCTACCTTAGGCATAATGCTTTTAGGTGGATTGTTCCAGCTTCTATATCCTATACGTACCTGATCCATCATATGCGGCCATTTACCTCCGGCTATAGTCTGATTGTAATGGACAGTCAGTAATGAATCCCTCTTAAAACAATCTTTTACTTTATCGGCCCAATAATTAGCCTGTACATCTTTTTTAGCTGCATACAATTTATTCTTTGCTTGAGCATAATACATTTCATAAAGATTGGAACATGCATTGATTGGGAACAATACCAGCTGATCGAATGCATCTTTATATTCACTCGGCATGAGGTAATATAAACGCATAGCATCGATTACCAGATTGCGATAATCGTTCATTACAGTCTCAAATTCGTTATAATTTTCAAGGCTGTAAGTCTTATCATTTAATAATTCAGGAGTAACACGTCTATTGTATTTTGAGTAAAGATTAATCAATCGTGCCGCTTCTTTTGCGTATGTACTTCCGAATTGCTGTTCGCACCACTTTTCTGTATGATCCAAAAGGTTATGCGGATTAAATTGGCTGGGATTCCATGCCATATCGAGGAAGAAACTGATTGGATACTCCATTGGTTTAAGATCCCCTACATTAACAACCCATATACGATCTACTCCATGTGTGTAAGTAAGATTCATCTGTTCCCAGACACGTTGTATCGGATTTATGTTGATCCACTTCGAGTTTCGGGGAGCGCCTACATAATCGAAGTGATAGTACATTCCATATCCTCCTTTATGCGGTTTCGAATTGATTTCGGGAAGTTTTCGTACATTTCCCCAGTTGTCGTCACAGAAGAGAAGTGTGACATCATCAGGTACTCGCATCCCCTGATCGTAATAATCTTGCACCTCTTTATACAGCGCCCAAACCTGAGGTGTTTCCTCCGGTTTCTTTCCTGTAACTTCGCTTATTATCTTTCGTTGATCCTTTACTATTTTTTCGAGCAAAGCTATGTTTGTATCTTCGCTCATTGCTTCGTCTCCATCGCCTCGCATGCCCACTGTTACTACTTTTTCCCAGTCTTTAGCTCGCTTCATTCCGAACCTCCAAGATTCTTGTAGCGCTTTTGTGTTTTTAGTATAGTCCCAAATGTTTGGTAAGTTATTTCTTTTTACATAACGATGCCAGTCGGATTGTGCCATAGCCATGGGTTCGTGGTGAGATGTACTCATGACAATCCCCATTTCGTTTGCTAAAACTCCGTTTTGAGGATCGTCGTCATAGAATGCGCTTCCCCACATGGCCGGCCAGAGGAAATTGCCTTTCAGGCGAAGGATTAGCTCAAAAACTTTCTCGTAAAATTTGCAATTAAATCCGCCAAATGTTGCATTAGCCCAACCACTAAGGGCAGGTGCTTCATCATTCAGAAATATGCCTCTGTATCTTACAGCAGGTTCTCCTTCTGTATATTTTCCTCTCTTTATATATATATACTGTTGTTTTTTTATTGGAACATCTGCCCAATAATACCAAGGAGAAACTCCTATTTGTTTAGACAGTTCGTATATACCATATATGGTACCTCGTTTATCGCTACCAGCTATAACTAAGGCCTCCTTTACTCCTTCGAAAGGATTTTGTACCGTTTGAATCAAATATTTCTCATATTTCCCTTGCAATTCTGAGGCATTGATCTTTTTGTTTTTTACCAAATCATCAATGTATTTGCTCTTGCCTATAGTGCCTATCAACAATACAGTTTCTTCGGCAGACACTTTATCTACTTTCAATATAGGAGATACTCCTGTCACTTTATCTATGTCCACAGATAAGTTCGTTATTGCTTTCAGTATTCCGGAGTCTATATTGTTATCGATCAATATAGGTGTGGCAACAAAAGGTTTTACCAGAGTAAAGACGTCCTCTTTGTCTTTGTCAGAGAATGAAACAAATTGATCTGCTTGAGCAAATAAAATCAAAGGGAATAAGCAGAGCGTTAATAGAATGTACTTTATATTATTCATGATATATGATAGATTTTCAGTATCGATAGTTTTATCATCATACCGGCATAAAACCGGTCAATTTTAGTCTAAGATTATGTACGATATGTATTAAACAAAATTAAAACAAGCTAAGAGAAACAGAGACTATTGTTGTATACTATTACCCAAGTAAATGTCTTATCTATATTGCATGTGTTGCATATCCTTTCGTTTTTGTCTTATTGTTTAATTTTAGAATTAAAACTGTCTTAAATTCTAACTTTTAGATTAGCTGTTAATCATCTTTTCTTTTTGAATTTTGCAGTTTTTTTATTGTATTGTTTTCCGGTGGATCTCTTTAGTGTTAATTGAAATTTAGGAAGTTGAAATCGAGAAAAATATTAATATCGGTAAATAGTCCGTGCGTTAATTGTATGTTTTTAGAAAAAACTGATGGAGTTTGTTCTATTTCAGCTTTTGCTATAGATATAATGAAATTTCCATCTGTCTGTTACTTCTGGAGTGGTGATAATAATCGTATTTTGGCTATTTTCTTTTTTTTATAGGTATATCTAATTAGAAATGAGTTCTTAATTACTCTTGTGGATAAATGGTTGTGCGCCTTGTGTGCAACAAAAGCAAAAGGATATGCAACACATGCAATATAGATAAGACATTTACTTGGGTAATAGTATACAACAATAGTCTCTGTTTCTCTTAGCTTGTTTTAATTTTGTAGTATGCCATGGGTTTGGTCTGTACCAACGTGAATTATCACAATCCTTATTCTAAATATGAAAAATAAATAATCTAAATATTTACCATATGAAAAATATTATTTTAGTATTATCCTTATTTATATCAGCTTTGGCTGGGTGTAAAAACACACCTTCAGTCAAAAAAGATAAGTTTACAAATCCTGTAATATATGCAGATGTTCCCGATATGGATATAATCAGAGTTGGGAGTGACTACTATATGGTTAGTACTACTATGCATTTAATGCCCGGAGCTCCTATTATGCGATCTAAAGATCTTGTTAATTGGGAAATTATAAGTTACCTCTTTGATGAAATTAAAGATAGCCCTTTATATGATCTAGAAGGTGGCAACGTATATGGGCAAGGACAATGGGCATCATCTCTTCGATATCATAATGGAAAATTTTATGTTCTGTTTGCTACGAACAGACCTCAGAGAACATAT
The Dysgonomonas mossii genome window above contains:
- a CDS encoding glycosyl hydrolase 115 family protein: MNNIKYILLTLCLFPLILFAQADQFVSFSDKDKEDVFTLVKPFVATPILIDNNIDSGILKAITNLSVDIDKVTGVSPILKVDKVSAEETVLLIGTIGKSKYIDDLVKNKKINASELQGKYEKYLIQTVQNPFEGVKEALVIAGSDKRGTIYGIYELSKQIGVSPWYYWADVPIKKQQYIYIKRGKYTEGEPAVRYRGIFLNDEAPALSGWANATFGGFNCKFYEKVFELILRLKGNFLWPAMWGSAFYDDDPQNGVLANEMGIVMSTSHHEPMAMAQSDWHRYVKRNNLPNIWDYTKNTKALQESWRFGMKRAKDWEKVVTVGMRGDGDEAMSEDTNIALLEKIVKDQRKIISEVTGKKPEETPQVWALYKEVQDYYDQGMRVPDDVTLLFCDDNWGNVRKLPEINSKPHKGGYGMYYHFDYVGAPRNSKWININPIQRVWEQMNLTYTHGVDRIWVVNVGDLKPMEYPISFFLDMAWNPSQFNPHNLLDHTEKWCEQQFGSTYAKEAARLINLYSKYNRRVTPELLNDKTYSLENYNEFETVMNDYRNLVIDAMRLYYLMPSEYKDAFDQLVLFPINACSNLYEMYYAQAKNKLYAAKKDVQANYWADKVKDCFKRDSLLTVHYNQTIAGGKWPHMMDQVRIGYRSWNNPPKSIMPKVEYIMQTTDYKNKVFVEKNGYVSIEAGNYSRLNNSDKIHWDIIPDMGKTKSAMATFPQNIYPKENDNIYLEYDIDFESTGDFNVHLLLSPTLNFNANKGLRYAISFDGRNEQIVNFNGHYKGELGLWQAEAIIKSTTKHTITEKGKHTLRFRVLEPGIVLQKILIDTGGLKPSYLGAPESELK